In Notolabrus celidotus isolate fNotCel1 chromosome 22, fNotCel1.pri, whole genome shotgun sequence, the genomic stretch TGAAGATGGAGGTATAATCCCTGCAGAGGTCACAATATAGTTGTATGTTGGTTTACATGGAAAGTGGATGAATTGGTTCAGGGTATCACtctgaaaatatataaaagtcaATAACAAATCGGTAAGATCTGATACTTTGAATAATACGAGGTGAAAGAGAGAAGTACAACAAAGCCAATGGTCAAGAAAAAGTCAGCTGATAGAGGCGAGTTTAAGAGGAGACTTAAAAGAGGACACTGAGCTTGCATGTCTGACATCCTCAGGCAGGGAGTTCAACAGCTGTTGACCCTAAACTGTAAAAGCTCAATCACTTCTTGTGTGACTGGTCAAGAATTAGGAACCATGAGTAAGGCCCTGCTAGTACACCTCAGGCAGCGGTCAGGCTCATAGGGAGTTAGCAATTCACAGATAAAGGCTTGAGTGTGCAGTACAGGGGTCATGTCTGGAggaaataaatgcatggatgacttTTTCAGCTGAGCAGAACAGGATTGCGTAACTTCAGTCACCTAGGTGTCAAAGGAAAGGTTGGAGACTAAAATGACCCCTAGGTTGCTGGCCTCTTAGAGCACCCTGGAAGACAGATTATTATAGTAGCTACAATCAAATGTTCAGACATTGAAGTCTTGATTTCAGTCAGACGGGACACAATATGAGGAACATCAGCATAGTGCCAGGCTTTAACATGGCATGGAGCTGAGTCTAATCTATGTAGCAGTGAAAGTCTATACCGTGCCTATGCAGGATTTGCCCCTGGGGAAGTATGGGAACAGTGAATAAGACGAGATCCAAAATAGACCCCTGGGGTACCCCGCAAGAGAGAGGAGCACAGGAGGAAGAAGCATTTCAAACATGATAGAGAAAGACCTGTGTGACAGATAGGACATAAAGCAGTCCAGCAGTACAGCAGTAATTCAGAGTATTTCAGACGGCTGGTTAAGACATTGTGGTGACCAGCAGACCTGTGTTTAGAGGAACCACAGGAGACTCACCTTTCATAACTGTGCCCAGTGTGTTGATGCTAAGTGTATGAGGGCCAAATGAGAAGGTGACACTCATCTCTGCTACAGGATTAAAGTGTCAGGTATGAAACTATTTCATTTATTGAATTAATTGTATGGTTTGCATTTGTTTGCACTGCACTGTAGTCTAATGAAAAAGGTAAAGTGGCAAACAATGCAATCATGATGTTAATTCTGTTTTTGAGACAACAGTGCCACCTATTGGACTAGTAGTGTACTTAAATTGTTACTGGGCACTTTTTAACCTGAACTGCAGAAGTTACCAGGCCTTTATAGCCTGTATTTAAAGCAGGGTTTTATATCTGATGAGAATTATGATGGTCATATTTTAAAGTAGCCTTGTTTTGTTACAGCCACAGTGACTGGAATACAGCAGTCATATTTTGGATTTGTGATCAAGATGAaccctctttttctttatttattctattttaagttgttttcatgtacagcactttgtgatacaatgtcattgtatgaaaagcgctttataaataaagtctgatgcATTGATTGATTTGTGAATATGAAATGTACCATATAgtataattacatttaaaataaatgagatgTATTGAAATACATTATAACAGCCTTACAATCAATAATAAGATTATATGTAGTTTTGCACATCAAATATCCTGTCATTTGGGACCAGAGGGTAGTGGAATATGTGCAATTATAAAGCAGGTATTTCCAACAGTACCTGAAGGCAGCGCAAGAAGAGCACATACGTCACGCTTTGCTACGTCATGATTATTGTTATGGCAGCCAACAAAGGATCGAGATGTCAAACTGCATAGGATTAATAAAACACTACTATTTCAGACATTTAACAATACAGtccaataataaaaacatttgatcaCAACAGAGTATTTTTGATATTTCCTGCTTTTGCTCGAGCTGCTCATTTTACCTTGATGATGGAACTGGGATGCACTTGTGTTTACGTTAGTTTGTTGCCAAGCAACGACTGAACGTGGCAGAAAACAAGCTGCACTTAATTGGCTCTTTTAAACATACTGCTCActaatttatgttttattcaacAAAAGCAACTTCGGTCTACCTGACACTGAGTCTCGATTATACTTTTTGCTCGGACCATACGTGACTTTTGAtaggatcatagactgtataagatatatGTTTgcgggtgtttctgcagctctccACCGCTTTCTGTTAGCTTTCTGCAGGCCGATATAAAATGGCACCAAGCTATGCCTCCCTTGCTTTAGAGGCTATTTCACTGCTCGAGAAGTTCAGTGCAAGCAGGCTGTGTTTGGATGACTTCATTGAGGAAGCTGCAAAGGACTTGCAGGTGCCCTTGATTTAGTATGAGGTTGGTGACCTGAAGATACTTGAGCTGACATCTGACTAtctcatttgtgtttttgtacagaGTTTTGAAACCCTCCATAAAAAGTTCATACTTGATGTTGTTTCTGGATGTGTTGAGCATAAAAAGTTACTGGACGTAGTCATCAATATCTTCTATGGTCAGAATGGGAAATGTGTATCGAGAGGTAATCGCAACCAGTTTGTGGGTAAGTCTATGAACTAAACAATatactttttcttgttttgactCAGGATACAATTGCAAATGTGCATGAGTAACACTTATTTCTCCTTTAGTAATTTGTTACCTGGCCACATTTGCCCTCGATGACATTGGACTTCAGCGTTTTATCAACATAGTGAAATCTCTGGACTTGAAGAAGATGCATGCAGTAAGAAAACTCATTTGCTGATCATACGTACTGATGTTGTAGTGGAAATATCTAGCCATCAAAAGCCCTGACACTGTGCCTTCTTTCCATTCTGTTTGGTTGCAGTTCCTGAGTTTCTTTTTCTCTAACCTCACCAAATGGATACAAGAGGAGTGGAATACAATCTATGATGCTGCCTATGTGGAGAAAAACTGGATTAGCCCTCTGCTGAGGTAAGAGCAGCCAAATATTTCCCAAGGCAGTGAGTGTTATTCGGAGGTGAAGATTTATATGTCTATCTGTCCTTTAGATGGCGCCCTGAGATCAATATTTTCTTGGAGCAGCTTTCTCTGAAAATTTCCCAAGGGGATCAGATCAAGAAAGGCCCTTCAAAAACCACAGAGCCCAAGGAGTTTTCTCTCACCAAACCTAAACCTCCAGCTGTGCCTCTGCCTGAAATCATCCCACAGCAGGAAAAATGCAAACCTGTCAGCCTCCTTCAcagttatatttaatatttaattcaaaTATTGACAGATGTTTGGTCATTGAGATGTTTTGAAGTGTATTGCATAACTCAAaagttatctttttttaaaggcacCAAGTAGCACGTACAGGCCTCCAAAGGAGACGCAGATATTAGAGGAGATCAAACAGAAGAACCGCCAAAAGACTGAGGTACAATATCTGCACTTTTTAAATGGTCAAAATTAGGAACTCTGGcatatgaaaaagtaaaaaaaccaAATAAATATTCATATAACAGGAAATTATGATATAGAACGTTtatcatataataataatcagctAAAGTGCTACCTTTGTTAACACGACCCTGTCTGCCTCTGACATATAGGAACTACTCTATGAAGCAAATATGAAACAGTTCAGATGTGGAAACACGCAGAAGTCAGAACACACCAAGGTAGAGGCTGTTTTGTGAtcactgtcagagaaaagaatTAACTGTCTAATAAGTGATTTAAAATGAGTCCAAAGTAAGTCTCTGATGAAGCGTCAATTCTCCTGCAGAAAGTGATGTCTCAAATTCAAGAGGACGTGGATTCAAAACTAAAATTCAACACTATTCACTCCTCCGGACCTCCTTCCAGTAAAAAGGTGAGATCTGATTATTCTACCTGCTTCAAATGATCAACCTTTGGTTTAGTCACAAATATCGACTTATTAAGATGTTATATTTAATGTTGTGTATGTCTCCAATTCTGCTTAGACTAACAGCTGGCCCATCAAGGTCAACAGTGCAGCAATCCTAAGGCAGGAGGCGCTGTATGATCGTCAGGCGGAGGAGGAGCTGCAAAGGTAACAGGTCTATAAAAGACTGCATCCACTCTAATGATGTCAGACCAATCAAAAGTATTAATCAGAGGCAAAGCAAAATCTACAGACCAGTTTTGTTATTACTTTTGTCATGACAATTTCCCACACTACTTGAACACCCTGTATGAAATATGTTGTCAGGTCTCTGCAGAGATCAGAAAGtcgtttctttgtgtttgtcatacAGAATGGAGCGTCTGATGGAGGGGGGCAGTGAGCGGTCATCCTTCCTGCAGTGGCAGAAAGAGATGCGTGAGAGGGATCTGCAGGAGGAGCTTGCCAGCATTGAGCGCAGGCATCTGGAGAGACGCATCAGTTATGAGGAGGCAGCTATGGCCCGCACACGCTTGATGGAACGCAACCAGAAGACCGCTCagctgaagaaggaggaggtgagAGACCCCTTTAGAGATGTCCTTTTACAATCATGCATGACCGTCTGTCtgatttctgctctgttttcgCTTCTAGACCGCTGAGCTGATGGGGAAATACGCCGAGAAAAGGCtgcaagaggaaaaagaaatgagAGACTTGGTGCAACAAGTAGCAGAGGGCCACAAGAACTCAAAGGCAGCTAAAGAGAGGATACAGAAGTTCAAGCAGAGTATAGGTATGCCTCCTCGTTTGGCATCAGGTGTAATGTAGTGATGTTTTTGTGAAGATTTATAGTTGTTCTCATCATTTCTAATCACACTTTACAGTGAAAGAAGTCTCAGAGCAAAGCCAGGAGCTCCTTCGTCAGGCACTCGAGGAGGCACAGGCCGAGCTCAGCAGGAAGTTTGAAATCATCCGTGAAATCCGCGCCCTTGAATCTCTCCCTCACATCAGAGTGAAACATTTTGatgacacacaggtgagtgAAGGAAAGCACAAACACCATCTCACAATTAACCCTTAAGTATTGTTAAGTGTTTGTCCTGTGTCAGACTGCAGGCCACGAGCTGCTGGGAGAAATGTCCCTGTGCGAGTTGATGAAGCGGCTGGCCCTCCTGAAGGATGTGcagcaggcagagcagcagaagaagcGCGAACAAATCCTGGAGGAGAAGCAGAGCAAGAAGCAGATGCTGCTGGAGAAGGTGGAGACCATCAACCTCCACAGGAGAGCACTGGCACAGGCTGCCGCCATCAGGTCAGGGACATGTTTGGCTCTGAAGCATAAAGTATCACACACGTATTTATGGTGAGTTTTGGCATGCtgcaggaaagaggagagaaaaagcagGCTGGGTCTTCGGCAGGCGGTCCTCCAGGATGACACAGTTCTGGCTCTGCAGAGGAAGCTCGAAGCAAAACAACAAGAGCGCCAGAGACTGAAACAAATGGAGAG encodes the following:
- the cfap99 gene encoding cilia- and flagella-associated protein 99 isoform X2, coding for MAPSYASLALEAISLLEKFSASRLCLDDFIEEAAKDLQSFETLHKKFILDVVSGCVEHKKLLDVVINIFYGQNGKCVSRGNRNQFVVICYLATFALDDIGLQRFINIVKSLDLKKMHAFLSFFFSNLTKWIQEEWNTIYDAAYVEKNWISPLLRWRPEINIFLEQLSLKISQGDQIKKGPSKTTEPKEFSLTKPKPPAVPLPEIIPQQEKCKPAPSSTYRPPKETQILEEIKQKNRQKTEELLYEANMKQFRCGNTQKSEHTKKVMSQIQEDVDSKLKFNTIHSSGPPSSKKTNSWPIKVNSAAILRQEALYDRQAEEELQRMERLMEGGSERSSFLQWQKEMRERDLQEELASIERRHLERRISYEEAAMARTRLMERNQKTAQLKKEETAELMGKYAEKRLQEEKEMRDLVQQVAEGHKNSKAAKERIQKFKQSIVKEVSEQSQELLRQALEEAQAELSRKFEIIREIRALESLPHIRVKHFDDTQTAGHELLGEMSLCELMKRLALLKDVQQAEQQKKREQILEEKQSKKQMLLEKVETINLHRRALAQAAAIRKEERKSRLGLRQAVLQDDTVLALQRKLEAKQQERQRLKQMESKRAKTSEQAAAHPVKNTEAHNRRDISWEELELSLERHIQKETPYGHL
- the cfap99 gene encoding cilia- and flagella-associated protein 99 isoform X1: MAPSYASLALEAISLLEKFSASRLCLDDFIEEAAKDLQSFETLHKKFILDVVSGCVEHKKLLDVVINIFYGQNGKCVSRGNRNQFVVICYLATFALDDIGLQRFINIVKSLDLKKMHAFLSFFFSNLTKWIQEEWNTIYDAAYVEKNWISPLLRWRPEINIFLEQLSLKISQGDQIKKGPSKTTEPKEFSLTKPKPPAVPLPEIIPQQEKCKPAPSSTYRPPKETQILEEIKQKNRQKTEELLYEANMKQFRCGNTQKSEHTKKVMSQIQEDVDSKLKFNTIHSSGPPSSKKTNSWPIKVNSAAILRQEALYDRQAEEELQRMERLMEGGSERSSFLQWQKEMRERDLQEELASIERRHLERRISYEEAAMARTRLMERNQKTAQLKKEETAELMGKYAEKRLQEEKEMRDLVQQVAEGHKNSKAAKERIQKFKQSIVKEVSEQSQELLRQALEEAQAELSRKFEIIREIRALESLPHIRVKHFDDTQTAGHELLGEMSLCELMKRLALLKDVQQAEQQKKREQILEEKQSKKQMLLEKVETINLHRRALAQAAAIRKEERKSRLGLRQAVLQDDTVLALQRKLEAKQQERQRLKQMESKRAKTSEQAAAHPVKNTEAHNRLGGIGAKFRASYPEGNSLWSSLMETFKASICCNMLNLGLKDLFLLQELS